The nucleotide sequence CGAAATCCTTTTAGTTGATTTTGAAACAAATATTTTTCAAATTGGTTGACCATCTTCGTTATTTGTCAAACTGACTTTCGGTAATTAAACCATAGATAGATACGAGGAATTTAAGCAGAATAAGGTACTCGAAGAGCCATTCTTTGAGCCAGCCAAGGCCTTTCTGAGTTCGGGTCAATGAAAGAATGCATCAGGAACTGGTCAGCTTCTTCATCAACTAATTCTCTCGCCCATGTTACACGTTTATCTGCGCAACTTCCAGGCCCAAAACATCTGCATCGTTcataaaacattaaaacatatcCTTATCTAATAAATAGTAATTATTTTGAAAGATAAACTTCTATGTATACACACCTGTACTCGTAAAAGCAAGCAGATCTCTCATTCTCGGTTTTGCCCCAGTTATTCCATCCATGGTGCTTGATACATGCATCCATATACGTGTATGCAAAAACCACCCTCCCAAACGGTCCCCACGGCCGCCCAAGATATGAATATTGTGTTCCTCCGTTGCCAGTAATGACACACCTATATAAACAAAATCCCATTATTTCATAGCGTTTATGAATGCATATGCATTCGAAGATCAAACAAATGTCGATAACTGAAAGGTGGTTTGAGTGCAAACCTTAAAAACACATAACCAGTTGTCTCTTGAGAAGATTTTCGACTCTGGGCGGTTATAAAGCCGGCTGATTTGCAGTGAATGTGACAGTGCTCCAGCAAGGCAGTGCTATTCCCGAAAATGAAGTCCACACTTCCCTCAATGTAACAATCTTTTAAATATTGTTTCCCGTGATGCAAATATAAGGTATCCTGCAAAAAGATT is from Helianthus annuus cultivar XRQ/B chromosome 9, HanXRQr2.0-SUNRISE, whole genome shotgun sequence and encodes:
- the LOC110879124 gene encoding pectinesterase 31; translation: MARVITVAQDGTGDYRTLQEAIDTVPFSNTCRTVIRLSPGIYRQPVYIPKTKNLITVAGISPELTLLTWNNTATKIDHHQPARLIGTGTFGCGSTIVEGEDFIAENITFENSAPEGSGQAVAIRVTADRCAFYNCRFLGWQDTLYLHHGKQYLKDCYIEGSVDFIFGNSTALLEHCHIHCKSAGFITAQSRKSSQETTGYVFLRCVITGNGGTQYSYLGRPWGPFGRVVFAYTYMDACIKHHGWNNWGKTENERSACFYEYRCFGPGSCADKRVTWARELVDEEADQFLMHSFIDPNSERPWLAQRMALRVPYSA